The Rhizobium sp. WSM4643 genome contains the following window.
ATTGAGGAACCAGTAGCCCTCGATCAGCATGTTGTGCGGCGCCACCTCGTAGATGCCCGCAAGCAGCCAGACCGTGCCCGAGACGCCGAGCGCCAGCCATGGGCTGCGCGCATTCAAGAGCAGGATGATCGGCACAATCAGCATCAGCGCCCCGTACATCGGCAGGATATTGTTGTAGCCGATCTGGTGGCCGAGCAGGAGCAGCGCCGGAATGCCTTCCTTCAGGTTCATCAGAACCGCCAGAATATTGATTTCGACCAGCAACCCCGGCCGATGGAACAGCCAGGCACCGCAGATGAAGAGCGCCAGCGTCATGAAGGTGGTGATCATGTGGGCGAGATAGAGCGTGAAGGCGCGCTTTGCCGCCTTGATCGCCACCGTGAGCCGGTTGCCCGGCTGGAAGCGGCCCCCATAGGCAAGGCCGACGGCAATGCCCGAAATCAGCACGAAGGCTTCGGCGGCATCGGAGAAGCCGAAATTCTTCGTCGTCGCATATTCGAAGATCTGTCCGGGAACATGATTGATGAAGATCATGATCAGCGCCACGCCGCGCAAGACGTCGAGCCTTGTGTCACGCACCGGCGCAGCTGCGGATAGGGAACTGCGCCCCGTGACGATGGCTTCGGTCGGCGTGCTTGCCATGGGTCTCTCCTTATTATCCGATTTGCAAACGCGACGACGGCCAAAAGGGTTCCCTTTTGGCCGTCGCGAATCGCCGTGTTTTTCAGCGTGGAGAACGCTGTTATCCGAGCGGATATCCCTCTTCGGGATCGGTGACTTCGCAGCCGTTTATCGACAGAGTGTAGCCGCTGTCATTGGACGCTTTTGAGACCGAAATGCGGTATTTGCCGCCGCCTTGCTCCACCTCTGCCGCAAAACCGTCCCATTCCGAAGGGAGCGACGGGCGCACGTAGAGCCGGCCGTCTTTCAGCCGGATACCGAGGATGCCCTCGACGGCGGCGCGGTAGAGCCAGCCGGCTGACCCGGTATACCAGGTCCAGCCGCCGCGCGACGTATAAGGCTCGTTTCCGTAGACGTCGGCCGCCACGACATAGGGTTCGACGCGGTATTGCTCCGCTGAAGCCTTGTCGAGCGCGTGGGTGAT
Protein-coding sequences here:
- a CDS encoding OpgC family protein, with the protein product MASTPTEAIVTGRSSLSAAAPVRDTRLDVLRGVALIMIFINHVPGQIFEYATTKNFGFSDAAEAFVLISGIAVGLAYGGRFQPGNRLTVAIKAAKRAFTLYLAHMITTFMTLALFICGAWLFHRPGLLVEINILAVLMNLKEGIPALLLLGHQIGYNNILPMYGALMLIVPIILLLNARSPWLALGVSGTVWLLAGIYEVAPHNMLIEGYWFLNPLSWQFLFSIGIVSMLHIKRGGSIPQHPLLLATAAGYVISSFIWVTGHLWIFGNSLAALGLPPVITGFDKTFLSLPRLLHVLALTYLVISIPALSRILRRPADHPLTILGRHSLNIFVAGTILAMIGQVVLYITNKDQLVGPLFVIAGVATQFAYAYYLERKRQQGKVKGKLVADTIPVPVRIGGTANAYRRNDRK